One Pseudomonas brassicacearum genomic region harbors:
- a CDS encoding zinc-binding alcohol dehydrogenase family protein: MLTVICNEPGSLTAIETEKPLRKPGEILIRVKRVGVCGTDLHIFTGNQPYLEYPRVMGHEFSGVVEETDSASDLAVGDVVYVMPYLSCGTCIACRQGKTNCCTRIQVLGVHCDGAFTEYLSVPNEFVHKAVGVSLDQAAMIEFLSIGAHAVRRSNVQADKHALVVGTGPIGMAAAIFASLRGAKVTVLDTREDRLSFCKEHLDIHAAVQIGEGDKQTLAELTGNDFFDVVFDATGNARAMERGFEFIAHGGTYVMISVVRDSITFSDPEFHKREATLMGSRNATKEDFHYVEQCLRDGLIPDAALNTHRLTLSDVAHSFTTLLDPKQGVVKAIIEC; the protein is encoded by the coding sequence ATGCTGACTGTCATCTGTAACGAACCCGGCTCGTTAACCGCCATCGAGACTGAAAAACCCCTCAGGAAACCAGGAGAGATCCTCATCCGGGTCAAGCGTGTCGGGGTCTGTGGCACCGACCTGCATATTTTCACCGGCAATCAGCCCTACCTCGAATACCCGCGAGTCATGGGCCATGAGTTTTCCGGGGTTGTAGAAGAGACAGACAGCGCCAGCGACCTGGCCGTCGGTGACGTCGTCTACGTGATGCCTTACCTGTCCTGCGGGACCTGTATCGCCTGTCGCCAGGGCAAGACCAACTGCTGCACTCGTATCCAGGTGCTGGGGGTTCATTGCGACGGCGCTTTTACTGAGTACCTGAGTGTTCCGAACGAATTCGTACACAAGGCCGTGGGGGTTTCCCTGGACCAGGCAGCGATGATCGAATTCCTGTCGATCGGGGCGCACGCCGTACGTCGTTCAAATGTCCAGGCGGATAAGCACGCGCTGGTGGTCGGCACGGGTCCGATCGGCATGGCGGCGGCGATCTTCGCCAGCCTGCGTGGGGCGAAAGTCACGGTGCTGGATACCCGTGAGGATCGCCTGTCGTTCTGTAAAGAACACCTGGATATCCATGCGGCAGTGCAAATCGGTGAAGGCGACAAGCAGACCCTGGCTGAGCTCACCGGGAACGATTTTTTCGACGTCGTGTTCGATGCCACCGGCAACGCCCGGGCCATGGAGCGCGGGTTCGAGTTCATCGCCCATGGCGGCACCTATGTGATGATCTCGGTGGTCCGGGACTCCATCACCTTCTCCGACCCGGAGTTTCATAAGCGTGAAGCCACGCTGATGGGCAGCCGCAACGCGACCAAGGAAGACTTCCACTACGTCGAGCAGTGCTTGCGCGACGGGCTGATTCCGGATGCGGCCCTCAACACCCATCGACTGACCCTCAGCGATGTCGCCCACTCGTTCACCACCTTGCTCGACCCCAAACAGGGTGTCGTCAAGGCCATCATCGAGTGTTAG
- a CDS encoding MFS transporter, whose translation MFGQGRSLIIIMLFLAGVINYLDRSALSVAAPFIQKDYGLSTGEMGMIFSSFFVGYAAFNFIGGWAADRYGAKTTLLLAMVLWSLFSGLTVLTVGFASLVLIRILFGMGEGPLSVTTSKMVNNWYAPKRRARAIGTSMSGTPLGGAISGPVVGFIAVTYGWKVSFIIIMVVGLIWAAVWYKFVKEKPEGERAEEILRAEGQSELATQPVFPLRFYLKQPTVLFTSLAFFSYNYTLFFFLTWFPSYLTMAHGLNVKDMSIATVIPWVLGFLGLALGGFISDFVFKKTGRMMFSRKVVLVTCLLACAVCIACAGMVKTLYPAVILVALAVFFLYLTGAIYWAIIQDTVPAARVGGVSGFMHFLANTSGIVGPTLTGFLVQFTGSFTSAFLLAGLLTVIGAVCVARYVKPLSVADTGDLGAQGSQSASALSHP comes from the coding sequence ATGTTTGGTCAAGGACGTAGCTTAATCATCATCATGCTGTTCCTGGCCGGGGTCATCAATTACCTCGACCGTTCGGCATTGTCTGTGGCGGCTCCATTCATCCAGAAGGACTACGGTCTGAGTACGGGTGAGATGGGCATGATCTTCAGTAGCTTTTTCGTCGGCTATGCCGCTTTCAACTTCATCGGCGGCTGGGCTGCCGACCGCTACGGCGCCAAGACCACGTTGCTGTTGGCGATGGTGTTGTGGTCGCTGTTCAGCGGCCTGACCGTACTGACGGTAGGCTTTGCTTCGCTGGTGCTTATCCGGATTCTGTTCGGCATGGGCGAAGGACCACTGAGCGTGACCACCAGCAAGATGGTCAACAACTGGTACGCCCCCAAGCGCAGGGCGCGGGCGATTGGTACGTCGATGTCCGGCACGCCGCTGGGCGGGGCGATTTCCGGCCCGGTGGTGGGCTTTATCGCCGTCACCTACGGCTGGAAGGTCTCGTTCATCATTATCATGGTGGTCGGCTTGATCTGGGCGGCGGTGTGGTACAAGTTCGTCAAGGAAAAGCCCGAGGGCGAGCGGGCCGAGGAGATTCTTCGGGCCGAGGGGCAAAGCGAGCTGGCGACACAACCGGTGTTCCCGTTGCGCTTCTACCTCAAGCAGCCGACAGTGTTGTTTACCTCCCTGGCGTTCTTTTCCTATAACTACACGCTGTTCTTCTTCCTGACCTGGTTCCCGAGCTACCTGACCATGGCCCACGGCCTGAACGTCAAGGACATGAGCATCGCCACAGTCATTCCCTGGGTGCTGGGTTTCCTCGGCCTGGCCTTGGGCGGTTTCATTTCCGACTTCGTGTTCAAGAAAACCGGGCGGATGATGTTCTCCCGCAAAGTGGTGCTGGTGACGTGCCTGCTGGCCTGTGCCGTCTGTATCGCCTGTGCCGGGATGGTCAAGACCCTGTATCCGGCGGTCATTCTCGTGGCTTTGGCGGTGTTCTTCCTGTACCTCACCGGGGCGATCTACTGGGCGATCATCCAGGACACCGTACCGGCGGCGCGGGTGGGCGGCGTCAGTGGCTTCATGCACTTTTTGGCGAACACCTCGGGCATCGTCGGCCCGACCTTGACCGGTTTCCTGGTGCAATTCACCGGTTCGTTCACCAGTGCGTTCTTGTTGGCGGGGCTGTTGACCGTGATCGGTGCCGTATGTGTGGCGCGCTATGTAAAACCCCTGTCGGTAGCTGATACCGGCGACTTGGGTGCACAAGGTTCCCAATCGGCTTCGGCCCTGAGCCATCCCTGA
- the treA gene encoding alpha,alpha-trehalase TreA: MRPLYFTSLSFAALLCAACSNQPPATWSYENAQGRANLPPDQAYPELFEAVQRQQIFTDQKHFVDALPNRDPAQIRADYLARRDSDGFDINTFVKDNFIESGEAESPASKPGASIEAHIDSLWPVLSRTYSQVPIYSSLLPLPQPYVVPGGRFREMYYWDSYFTMLGLEQSGEKARVRQMTDNFAYMIDTYGHIPNGNRTYYLSRSQPPFFAYMVELQARIEGDQAYGRYLPQLQKEYAYWMEGAQALKPGAAARHVVKLADGSVLNRYWDASATPRQESWLQDVSTAEQVPQRPKQEVWRDLRAGAESGWDFSSRWLGDGQNLTTIRTTSIVPVDLNSLIYHLERTIAKACETIQNTSCIQAYGRRAELRQRAIEKHLWNADGGFYVDYDWQRNQQRQSLTAATLFPLYTGLASVEHANRTADAVRDGLLRPGGIATTQVSNGQQWDEPNGWAPLQWVAVEGLDRYRQTALAQQIGSRFLQQVQNLYRNENKLVEKYDLSGRGDGGGGGEYELQDGFGWTNGVTLKLLSKYGASSPAPIDE; this comes from the coding sequence ATGCGACCTTTATATTTCACCAGCTTGTCCTTCGCCGCGTTGCTCTGCGCGGCGTGCTCAAATCAACCGCCCGCGACTTGGAGCTATGAAAATGCCCAGGGGCGAGCCAACCTGCCACCCGATCAGGCTTACCCTGAACTGTTTGAAGCGGTGCAACGCCAGCAGATTTTCACAGACCAGAAACACTTCGTGGACGCGTTGCCCAACCGTGACCCCGCGCAAATCCGTGCCGATTACCTGGCCCGTCGTGACAGCGATGGCTTCGATATCAACACTTTCGTGAAGGACAATTTCATCGAATCCGGCGAAGCTGAAAGCCCGGCATCAAAACCCGGCGCTTCGATCGAAGCACACATCGATAGCCTCTGGCCCGTGTTAAGCCGAACCTACAGCCAGGTGCCGATCTACAGCAGCTTGTTGCCCTTGCCGCAACCCTATGTGGTGCCAGGTGGACGCTTTCGCGAGATGTATTACTGGGATTCGTATTTCACCATGCTTGGGCTTGAGCAAAGTGGTGAGAAGGCACGGGTTCGCCAGATGACCGACAATTTTGCCTACATGATCGACACCTACGGTCACATTCCCAATGGCAATCGCACTTATTACCTGAGCCGGTCGCAGCCGCCGTTCTTTGCCTACATGGTCGAGTTGCAGGCCCGTATTGAAGGTGACCAGGCCTATGGACGCTACCTTCCACAATTGCAGAAGGAATACGCCTATTGGATGGAGGGTGCCCAGGCGCTCAAGCCCGGTGCGGCCGCCCGGCACGTCGTCAAACTCGCGGACGGCAGCGTTCTGAATCGTTATTGGGATGCCAGCGCAACGCCGCGCCAGGAGTCCTGGTTGCAAGACGTCAGCACCGCCGAGCAGGTGCCGCAGAGGCCCAAGCAGGAGGTCTGGCGTGACCTGCGCGCTGGCGCCGAAAGTGGTTGGGACTTCAGTTCCCGTTGGTTGGGCGACGGTCAGAACCTGACGACCATACGCACCACGTCGATTGTGCCCGTGGACCTGAACAGTCTTATCTATCACCTGGAACGCACCATCGCCAAAGCCTGTGAAACCATTCAGAACACGTCCTGCATCCAGGCTTATGGCCGGCGCGCCGAGCTGCGCCAGCGGGCCATCGAGAAGCACCTTTGGAATGCCGATGGCGGTTTCTACGTGGATTACGACTGGCAACGCAACCAGCAGCGCCAGTCACTCACCGCCGCTACGCTTTTTCCGCTGTACACCGGTCTTGCCTCTGTCGAGCATGCAAACCGCACGGCCGATGCGGTGCGCGACGGTCTGTTGCGTCCCGGCGGCATCGCCACGACCCAGGTCAGCAATGGTCAGCAGTGGGATGAGCCTAATGGCTGGGCACCGTTGCAGTGGGTCGCAGTGGAGGGGTTGGACCGGTACCGGCAAACCGCGCTGGCGCAACAGATTGGCAGCCGTTTTTTGCAGCAGGTCCAGAACCTCTATCGCAACGAAAACAAGCTCGTAGAGAAATACGATCTATCCGGACGGGGAGATGGCGGGGGAGGTGGCGAGTATGAATTGCAGGACGGCTTCGGCTGGACGAACGGCGTCACGCTAAAACTGCTGAGCAAATATGGCGCAAGCTCCCCAGCGCCCATTGATGAATGA
- a CDS encoding Zn-dependent oxidoreductase, producing the protein MKAFQVRAPFEFGLAQVDSPQVAPGEVQVDVAYAGICGSDMHIIHGQNAFVRFPRVTGHEFSGVVRQVGEGVEHLQVGDRVCIDPVISCGTCYPCRIGRPNVCTRLQVIGVHRDGGFSEQVCVPAENAHRLPDSMSLSHGALVEPYSIALNVLDRMQPHPGDSILIYGAGVIGLTLVQMARALGLTDITVTDVIDSRLETARALGASRTLNGQQVDVEATMRELTQGEGVPLIVDAACIPALMPQMVRLASPAGRIGLLGFTATPSDLVQLEMIKKELTLVGSRLNNRKFPKVIELIASGQLQVQDLISHRVTFDEMPGAIELIEQHPEQTRKVLVELTNAHH; encoded by the coding sequence ATGAAAGCGTTTCAGGTAAGAGCACCCTTCGAGTTCGGGTTGGCCCAGGTCGACTCACCCCAGGTTGCCCCTGGCGAGGTCCAGGTGGATGTGGCGTATGCCGGCATCTGTGGCTCGGACATGCACATTATTCACGGGCAGAACGCATTCGTGCGCTTTCCCCGTGTGACCGGCCACGAGTTTTCCGGCGTGGTCCGGCAAGTCGGCGAAGGGGTAGAGCACCTGCAAGTGGGCGACCGGGTGTGCATCGATCCGGTGATCAGCTGCGGCACCTGCTATCCCTGCCGCATCGGCCGGCCCAATGTCTGCACCCGGCTGCAAGTGATCGGCGTGCACCGCGATGGCGGCTTCAGCGAGCAAGTCTGCGTGCCGGCAGAGAACGCCCATCGTTTGCCCGACTCGATGTCCCTCAGCCACGGCGCTCTGGTCGAGCCTTATTCCATTGCCCTGAATGTGCTCGATCGCATGCAGCCCCATCCGGGGGACAGCATCCTGATCTACGGCGCCGGGGTGATCGGCCTGACGTTGGTGCAGATGGCCCGGGCGCTCGGCCTGACCGACATCACGGTGACCGATGTCATCGACAGCCGCCTGGAGACGGCGCGGGCCCTGGGCGCGAGCCGGACCCTCAACGGCCAGCAAGTCGATGTCGAAGCGACGATGCGTGAGCTCACCCAGGGCGAGGGCGTGCCGTTGATTGTCGATGCCGCCTGCATTCCGGCGCTGATGCCGCAGATGGTGCGCCTGGCCTCGCCGGCCGGCCGCATCGGGCTACTGGGTTTCACGGCCACGCCCAGCGACCTGGTGCAGTTGGAGATGATCAAGAAGGAACTGACCCTGGTGGGTTCGCGGCTCAACAACCGCAAGTTCCCCAAGGTGATCGAGCTGATTGCCAGCGGCCAGTTACAGGTCCAGGACCTGATCAGCCATCGCGTCACCTTCGACGAGATGCCCGGCGCCATCGAGCTGATCGAGCAACACCCCGAGCAAACCCGCAAGGTCTTGGTGGAGCTGACGAACGCCCATCACTGA
- the uxuA gene encoding mannonate dehydratase, with the protein MEQTWRWFGPKDPISLEDVRQTGATGIVTALHEIPNGEVWPVEAIAARKQMIEAAGLSWSVVESIPVHEDIKRGCGRRDEYIANYQQSVRNLASCGIDIVCYNFMPVLDWTRTDLTYELADGGWALRFDQTAFAAFDLFILQRPGAQSEYGAEDTQQAKAYFEQLTPAQRENLVNTLIAGLPGAEEHYSLENFRALLRTYADIDEAKLREHLGYFLRAVIPVAEEVGVRMAIHPDDPPRALLGLPRILSTAEDAQWLLDAAPSPANGLTFCTGSYGVREDNDLVAMAKHFAPFIYFTHLRSTRREADPRSFHEAHHLDGDVDMVGVISALVAEERRREREGGPRLPLRPDHGHQLLDDQHRKSNPGYSLIGRLKGLAEIRGVELAVRRQLG; encoded by the coding sequence ATGGAACAGACATGGCGTTGGTTTGGCCCCAAAGACCCGATCTCCCTGGAGGACGTCCGTCAAACCGGTGCGACCGGTATTGTCACGGCGTTGCACGAAATTCCCAACGGCGAAGTGTGGCCGGTGGAGGCCATCGCGGCGCGCAAACAGATGATCGAAGCGGCCGGTTTGAGCTGGTCGGTGGTGGAAAGCATTCCGGTGCATGAGGACATCAAGCGCGGCTGCGGCCGGCGCGACGAGTACATCGCCAATTACCAGCAAAGCGTGCGCAACCTGGCGAGCTGTGGCATCGATATCGTTTGCTACAACTTCATGCCGGTCCTGGACTGGACCCGCACCGACCTGACCTATGAATTGGCGGATGGCGGCTGGGCACTGCGGTTCGATCAAACCGCGTTCGCTGCTTTCGACCTGTTCATCCTCCAGCGCCCGGGGGCGCAGAGCGAATACGGCGCCGAGGATACCCAGCAGGCCAAGGCCTACTTCGAGCAACTCACGCCCGCTCAGCGCGAAAACCTGGTCAATACCTTGATCGCGGGTTTGCCCGGCGCCGAAGAACATTACAGCCTGGAAAATTTCCGGGCCTTGCTGCGCACCTACGCCGACATCGACGAAGCCAAGTTGCGTGAACACCTGGGGTATTTCTTGCGCGCGGTGATCCCGGTGGCAGAGGAGGTGGGTGTGCGCATGGCGATCCACCCGGACGATCCGCCCCGTGCGCTGCTAGGCTTGCCCCGCATCCTGTCCACCGCTGAAGACGCCCAATGGTTGCTGGACGCCGCTCCAAGCCCGGCCAATGGCCTGACCTTCTGCACCGGCTCCTATGGCGTGCGCGAAGACAACGACCTGGTGGCGATGGCCAAGCACTTTGCGCCCTTCATCTACTTCACCCACCTGCGCTCAACCCGCCGGGAAGCGGACCCACGCAGTTTCCACGAAGCCCATCACCTGGATGGCGACGTCGACATGGTGGGGGTCATCAGTGCCTTGGTGGCAGAAGAGCGCAGGCGTGAGCGCGAAGGCGGACCGCGCTTGCCGTTGCGTCCGGACCATGGACATCAACTGCTCGACGACCAGCACCGCAAAAGCAATCCCGGCTACTCGCTGATCGGCCGCCTCAAGGGCCTGGCGGAGATTCGCGGCGTGGAACTGGCCGTGCGTCGGCAGTTGGGCTAG
- a CDS encoding UxaA family hydrolase produces the protein MNLPSSLLVLASGDDVAVARGDIAEGQRLSADGIALIARQAIPSGHKIALRAVLAGQRVLKYGQTIGQATQDIAPGDYVHVHNLDMPTTNAEHSVRNVYVPTVPTSDGATFEGFVRADGRVGTRNYIGVISSVNCSATVCKHIANAFSAERLKDFPNVDGVVAITHGSGCGMGAKGEGIDILKRTLRGYADHANFAGVLLIGLGCEVNQLTPLMNELDDRPAALKASLIIQDAGGTRETVQRGIAHIEAMLPIINQCQRTRVAASHLCVGLQCGGSDGYSGITANPALGAAVDLLVQHGGTAILSETPEIYGAEHLLTARAASTEISSKLMERIHWWEAYVHHNDGDMNNNPSPGNKAGGITTILEKSLGAVAKAGATGLMGVYQYAETVQARGLVFMDTPGYDPVSATGQVAGGANLICFTTGRGSTYGCKPTPSLKIATNTGLFQRMELDMDFNAGGIVDGLESVAEAGERLFRLMLETASGRRTCSEENGLGDNEFLPWQIGAVM, from the coding sequence ATGAACTTGCCTTCTTCTTTGTTGGTCTTGGCGTCCGGCGATGATGTCGCGGTGGCGCGAGGTGATATCGCCGAAGGTCAACGCCTGAGCGCCGATGGCATCGCGCTGATCGCCCGACAGGCCATTCCATCCGGCCACAAGATCGCTCTGCGCGCCGTGTTGGCGGGCCAACGGGTGCTCAAGTACGGCCAGACTATCGGCCAGGCAACCCAGGACATCGCACCCGGCGACTACGTTCACGTGCACAACCTCGACATGCCCACCACCAACGCCGAACACAGTGTGCGGAACGTCTACGTCCCCACCGTGCCCACCAGTGACGGCGCGACGTTCGAAGGTTTCGTCCGCGCGGATGGGCGGGTTGGGACACGTAATTACATTGGCGTCATTTCCAGCGTCAACTGCTCGGCCACCGTGTGCAAACACATCGCCAATGCGTTTTCTGCCGAGCGCCTGAAAGACTTTCCCAATGTCGACGGCGTCGTTGCAATCACCCATGGCAGCGGTTGTGGCATGGGGGCCAAAGGTGAAGGCATCGATATCCTCAAGCGCACGTTGCGCGGGTATGCCGATCACGCCAATTTCGCCGGAGTCCTGTTGATCGGCCTGGGTTGCGAGGTCAACCAACTCACCCCGCTGATGAACGAACTCGATGATCGCCCAGCCGCGCTCAAGGCTAGCCTGATCATCCAGGACGCGGGCGGTACTCGCGAAACGGTGCAACGTGGCATTGCCCATATTGAAGCGATGTTGCCCATCATCAACCAATGCCAGCGCACGCGCGTGGCCGCCAGCCATTTGTGCGTCGGCTTGCAGTGCGGCGGCTCGGATGGTTACTCAGGGATTACGGCGAATCCCGCACTCGGCGCGGCCGTGGATCTGTTGGTGCAGCACGGCGGCACGGCCATTCTTTCGGAAACGCCGGAAATCTATGGCGCTGAACACCTGCTGACCGCCCGCGCCGCGTCCACCGAGATCTCGTCTAAATTGATGGAGCGGATCCATTGGTGGGAAGCCTACGTACACCACAACGACGGTGACATGAACAACAATCCCTCGCCCGGCAACAAGGCCGGGGGCATCACCACCATCCTGGAAAAATCCCTGGGGGCCGTGGCGAAAGCCGGCGCTACCGGGTTGATGGGGGTTTACCAGTACGCTGAAACGGTCCAGGCCCGAGGCCTTGTGTTCATGGACACGCCCGGCTACGACCCGGTGTCCGCCACCGGCCAAGTGGCGGGCGGCGCGAATCTCATCTGCTTCACCACGGGTCGCGGCTCGACCTACGGCTGCAAGCCCACGCCGTCCTTGAAGATCGCCACCAACACTGGCCTGTTCCAACGCATGGAGCTGGACATGGACTTCAACGCTGGAGGCATTGTCGATGGCCTGGAGTCAGTGGCCGAGGCTGGTGAGCGGTTGTTTCGACTGATGCTGGAGACGGCTTCCGGACGCCGTACCTGCAGCGAGGAAAACGGCTTGGGCGATAATGAGTTCCTGCCCTGGCAGATCGGCGCAGTGATGTGA
- a CDS encoding FadR/GntR family transcriptional regulator — MVSPLNTSERKPYQKIADQLRHYIAQGDFKAGSRLPPERDLTQLLGVSRPSLREALIALEIEGDIEIKMGSGVYVRARPKDGKNTSVTLGESPSELMQARALIEGESVVLACLHGKKSDYRYLQECIDAMRASIANGQPPLEDDRKFHQRLAKMSGNSALVRIIVALFDERHNPISAHLSKHSENALTWEAAVVEHEAILRAVANKDVLGAQTSMRQHLSRSENRWLRALEPEE, encoded by the coding sequence ATGGTCTCACCGCTAAATACCTCTGAGCGAAAGCCGTACCAGAAAATCGCCGACCAACTTCGCCACTACATCGCCCAGGGTGATTTCAAAGCGGGCTCCAGGCTGCCCCCCGAGCGCGATTTGACCCAACTGCTGGGGGTTTCCCGACCTTCGCTGCGCGAAGCGCTCATCGCCCTGGAGATAGAGGGCGACATTGAAATCAAGATGGGCTCAGGCGTATACGTGCGCGCCAGGCCCAAGGACGGGAAAAACACCAGCGTCACCTTGGGCGAGAGCCCATCGGAACTGATGCAGGCGCGCGCCTTGATCGAAGGTGAATCCGTGGTCCTGGCCTGTTTGCACGGCAAGAAAAGCGATTATCGCTATTTGCAGGAATGCATCGACGCCATGCGCGCCAGCATCGCCAACGGCCAGCCGCCATTGGAGGACGACCGTAAATTTCATCAACGCCTGGCCAAGATGAGCGGCAACTCCGCGCTGGTGCGGATCATCGTCGCGCTCTTTGATGAACGACACAATCCGATCTCGGCGCACCTGAGCAAACACTCAGAGAATGCCCTGACCTGGGAAGCCGCCGTCGTCGAGCATGAAGCGATCCTGCGCGCGGTAGCCAACAAGGATGTGCTCGGCGCGCAAACCTCGATGCGCCAGCATTTGAGCCGCTCGGAGAACCGCTGGCTGCGCGCCCTGGAGCCGGAGGAGTAA
- a CDS encoding mannitol dehydrogenase family protein, translated as MPVVKRVPSTGAAAQIGIVHLGLGAFHRAHQAVYLQRHLNRHGESDWGLCSANLRSNRRLVDQLRERDGRYTVAEYRDREQVTLREIGVLRQALYVGEGGADLEQLLQCMAAPQTRIVTLTVTEKGYCLSPSSGQLRSEDPVIAHDLAHPQTPRSAPGIVLEALRRRRVAGIPAFTVLCCDNMPDNGQRTRQAVSALAARQDEALAQWIDQQVAFPSCMVDRIVPAMDDESFQRLEQLDCHDPAAVVCESFSQWVIEDHFPLGRPDWEVEGVQMVADVRPFETMKLRMLNGSHSLLAYVGLLVGHETVFDAVSDANLLRLIGRYMAEEAAPTLDMPAGIDLSVYAHDLKARFANDSLQHRLRQIAMDGSQKLPQRWLLGAQQLLDQGSGIGCTALGIAAWIRYCTQPLPAGSVQVIDDPLSATFADLAGRFEGPSLVDAFLDLDEVFPAELSARSAFRDAVQGAYGALVRDGVGSLLHTVAAPN; from the coding sequence ATGCCTGTTGTGAAACGTGTACCTTCCACCGGCGCTGCGGCGCAGATCGGTATCGTGCACCTGGGCTTGGGGGCGTTTCATCGCGCCCACCAGGCGGTCTATCTGCAACGCCATCTCAATCGCCATGGAGAAAGTGACTGGGGACTGTGCAGTGCCAACCTGCGCTCCAATCGCAGGTTGGTCGATCAATTGCGCGAGCGGGACGGCCGCTACACTGTTGCCGAGTACCGCGACCGCGAACAGGTGACGCTGCGTGAGATCGGGGTACTGCGCCAGGCCTTGTATGTGGGCGAGGGCGGCGCTGACCTGGAGCAGCTGCTGCAGTGCATGGCCGCGCCGCAAACGCGGATCGTCACGCTCACGGTCACCGAAAAAGGCTATTGCCTGAGCCCTTCCTCCGGGCAGTTGCGCAGCGAAGACCCGGTGATTGCCCATGACCTCGCTCATCCGCAAACGCCACGCTCAGCGCCCGGCATTGTCCTTGAAGCCCTGCGCCGGCGCCGCGTCGCAGGCATCCCGGCCTTCACCGTGTTGTGCTGTGACAACATGCCCGACAACGGCCAGCGCACCCGCCAGGCGGTCAGCGCATTGGCGGCGAGGCAGGATGAGGCACTGGCCCAGTGGATCGACCAACAGGTGGCGTTTCCCAGCTGCATGGTCGACCGCATCGTGCCGGCCATGGATGACGAATCCTTCCAGCGACTGGAGCAACTGGACTGTCACGACCCGGCGGCAGTGGTCTGTGAAAGCTTCAGCCAGTGGGTGATCGAGGATCACTTTCCTCTCGGCCGCCCGGATTGGGAAGTGGAGGGCGTGCAGATGGTGGCGGACGTACGCCCGTTCGAAACGATGAAACTGCGCATGCTCAATGGCAGCCATTCGTTGCTGGCGTATGTGGGACTGTTGGTGGGCCATGAAACGGTTTTCGATGCCGTCAGTGACGCGAACCTGTTGCGCCTGATCGGGCGTTACATGGCCGAGGAAGCAGCGCCCACTTTGGACATGCCAGCGGGTATCGATCTTTCGGTCTATGCCCACGATCTAAAGGCGCGCTTTGCCAATGACAGCCTGCAACATCGGCTGCGTCAGATCGCCATGGACGGCTCGCAGAAACTGCCGCAACGCTGGTTGCTTGGCGCGCAGCAATTGCTCGACCAGGGAAGTGGCATCGGCTGTACCGCATTGGGCATCGCGGCCTGGATTCGCTACTGCACGCAGCCGTTGCCCGCTGGTTCGGTGCAGGTGATTGACGATCCATTGAGCGCCACCTTTGCCGATCTTGCCGGGCGATTCGAAGGCCCGTCATTGGTGGATGCTTTTCTTGATCTGGATGAAGTCTTCCCGGCCGAGCTGTCGGCTCGCTCCGCCTTTCGCGATGCCGTGCAAGGCGCCTATGGCGCCCTGGTTCGCGATGGCGTCGGCAGCCTTCTGCATACCGTTGCCGCACCCAACTGA
- a CDS encoding diguanylate cyclase, whose product MNDPVDLTEFHWLLTIVQSIDVGVVVLDRDYRVQVWNTFMENRSGVQPKDAHNQNFFTLFPEVDRQWFSRKVESVATLGTPAFTIWELRPYLVRFKNYQPITGQEEFMYQNTTLLPLHSPDSKINHVCLVIYDVTDVATNRHQLQAANAQLQQLSSTDRLTGLYNRGHWEESLKAAHARHQRYGNALSLVMFDIDHFKRVNDTYGHQAGDKVIERIAKLVREHVRESDVAGRYGGEEFGVVLSDTDKAGAQVFAERLRQAVEELEVRHNDQDIRFTISLGVADLSQPSNSHADLIAWADSALYTSKKTGRNRVTVYE is encoded by the coding sequence ATGAATGATCCTGTTGATCTGACCGAATTCCACTGGTTGCTGACGATTGTCCAGAGCATCGATGTGGGTGTGGTCGTGCTCGATCGCGACTACCGTGTGCAGGTCTGGAACACCTTCATGGAGAACCGCTCCGGGGTCCAACCCAAGGACGCCCACAACCAGAATTTCTTCACGCTGTTCCCCGAGGTCGACCGCCAATGGTTCAGCCGCAAGGTGGAAAGCGTCGCCACCCTGGGCACACCAGCGTTCACTATCTGGGAGCTGCGTCCGTATCTGGTGCGGTTCAAGAACTACCAGCCGATCACCGGCCAGGAAGAGTTCATGTACCAGAACACCACGTTGCTGCCGCTGCACTCCCCTGACAGCAAAATCAACCATGTCTGCCTGGTGATCTATGACGTCACCGACGTCGCCACCAACCGCCATCAGCTCCAAGCCGCCAATGCGCAACTGCAACAACTCTCCAGTACCGACCGGCTGACGGGCTTGTATAACCGTGGTCACTGGGAAGAAAGCCTGAAAGCCGCCCATGCCCGCCACCAGCGCTATGGCAACGCCTTAAGCCTGGTGATGTTCGATATCGACCACTTCAAACGGGTCAACGACACCTATGGCCATCAGGCCGGCGACAAGGTGATCGAGCGAATTGCCAAGCTGGTGCGCGAGCATGTACGCGAATCCGATGTGGCCGGGCGTTACGGCGGCGAAGAGTTCGGCGTAGTGCTGTCGGATACCGATAAGGCCGGCGCACAAGTTTTCGCCGAGCGTCTGCGCCAGGCCGTCGAAGAACTGGAAGTGCGGCACAACGACCAGGACATCCGCTTCACCATCAGCCTGGGGGTGGCCGACCTGAGCCAGCCCTCTAACTCCCACGCCGACCTGATCGCCTGGGCGGACAGCGCGCTGTATACATCGAAGAAGACCGGACGCAATCGGGTGACGGTGTATGAGTAG